Proteins from a single region of Campylobacter sputorum:
- the pglD gene encoding UDP-N-acetylbacillosamine N-acetyltransferase, translated as MGITKNIYIYGSSGHGKVVADIARSCGYENIIFLDDASDNKFNTNLEKFDIIIAIGDNKTRQILQEKVQKSGFNVVNLIHPSAIISPSVRLKTGIVVMPNVVINADAIIGNGVILNTSCVVEHDCIIGDFAHLSPNASLAGGVKVGKLTHIAIGASVIQKINIGDNTTIGAGSVVVRDMAHNVVAVGIPAKIIKEKI; from the coding sequence ATGGGTATAACTAAAAATATTTATATATATGGCTCAAGTGGACATGGCAAAGTTGTTGCAGACATAGCAAGATCTTGCGGATATGAAAATATCATTTTTTTAGATGATGCAAGTGATAATAAATTTAATACAAACTTAGAAAAATTTGATATCATAATTGCTATAGGCGATAACAAAACTCGTCAAATATTACAAGAAAAAGTGCAAAAAAGTGGTTTTAATGTAGTAAATTTAATACATCCAAGTGCCATAATTTCGCCTAGTGTTAGGTTAAAAACAGGAATTGTAGTAATGCCAAATGTAGTAATAAATGCAGATGCTATCATTGGGAACGGAGTTATTTTAAATACAAGCTGTGTGGTTGAACATGATTGCATTATAGGAGATTTTGCTCACCTTAGCCCAAATGCAAGTCTAGCAGGCGGGGTAAAAGTTGGCAAACTTACTCATATTGCAATAGGCGCTAGTGTCATACAAAAAATTAATATAGGCGATAATACAACAATAGGAGCTGGAAGTGTTGTTGTGCGAGATATGGCTCATAATGTAGTGGCTGTTGGGATTCCAGCTAAAATTATAAAAGAAAAAATATGA